One window of bacterium genomic DNA carries:
- a CDS encoding branched-chain amino acid ABC transporter permease yields the protein METILVVFNGLINGAFYALLSLGLAVIFGMLRVVNFMHGALYMLGAFGAFLLGTIFGVSFWWALLISPIAVAIVGYALERTLLRRLYDLDVLYNLLLTFGLTLFIQDAMRLRFGIQGVPYPSPPELHGVVAVGFMLFPTYRFFVLVFSVAVCLGVWWLLEHTRAGMIIRASTENAMLTRALGVDVDRWIPLVFAFGVALAGLAGVLAAPMYAVSPLMGGDLIITTFAIVVIGGMGSILGSVVTAFGVGALSALASVYYPAAANLLVFVVMAVVLLLRPAGLFGSAESA from the coding sequence ATGGAAACGATCCTGGTGGTCTTCAACGGCCTGATCAACGGGGCGTTCTACGCCTTGTTGAGCCTGGGGCTCGCGGTCATCTTCGGCATGCTGCGGGTCGTCAATTTCATGCACGGGGCCTTGTACATGTTGGGGGCCTTCGGCGCGTTTCTGCTCGGCACGATCTTCGGGGTTTCCTTTTGGTGGGCGCTGCTCATCTCCCCGATCGCGGTCGCGATCGTCGGCTATGCGCTCGAGCGCACGCTCCTCCGCCGGCTGTACGACCTCGACGTCCTCTACAATCTGCTCCTCACGTTCGGCCTGACGCTCTTCATCCAGGACGCGATGCGCCTCCGGTTCGGCATCCAGGGCGTGCCGTACCCCTCCCCGCCCGAACTGCACGGCGTCGTTGCCGTCGGCTTCATGCTCTTCCCGACGTACCGCTTCTTCGTGCTCGTCTTCTCCGTGGCGGTGTGTCTCGGCGTCTGGTGGCTCCTTGAACACACGCGCGCCGGCATGATCATCCGCGCCTCGACGGAAAACGCGATGCTGACTCGGGCCCTCGGCGTGGACGTGGACCGATGGATCCCGCTCGTCTTCGCCTTCGGGGTCGCGCTGGCGGGGCTCGCCGGCGTGCTCGCGGCGCCGATGTACGCCGTGTCGCCGCTGATGGGCGGCGACCTCATCATCACGACCTTCGCCATCGTTGTCATCGGGGGCATGGGATCGATCCTGGGATCGGTGGTCACGGCCTTCGGGGTCGGCGCACTCTCCGCCCTCGCGTCGGTCTACTATCCCGCCGCGGCGAACCTGCTGGTCTTCGTGGTCATGGCCGTCGTCCTGCTGCTGCGGCCGGCCGGACTGTTCGGGTCGGCGGAATCCGCCTGA
- a CDS encoding ABC transporter ATP-binding protein, whose translation MAILETHGLTMEFRGFRALDGVDLRVESGELHAIIGPNGAGKTTLFNLLSGLLRPTAGRIEFEGREITGLPPHEVARRGIARSFQITSVFPHLSVVANVELALQARTPLGYTWWRSARVLRRFDGRAEEILTAIGLADMARREVATLPYGHKRVLEIGLAIALEPTLLLLDEPTAGLSVDDAARIVGVVRRVARDRTIVLVEHNMGVVAELSQRITVLARGRVLAEGTYEALRANPAVIEAYLGGAA comes from the coding sequence ATGGCGATTCTCGAGACACACGGTCTCACGATGGAGTTCCGCGGCTTCCGTGCCCTGGACGGCGTCGATCTGCGTGTCGAATCGGGCGAGCTGCACGCGATCATCGGACCGAACGGCGCCGGCAAGACCACGCTCTTCAATCTCCTGAGCGGCCTGCTCCGGCCGACGGCCGGCCGGATCGAGTTCGAGGGCCGCGAGATCACGGGGCTGCCCCCGCACGAGGTCGCCCGGCGCGGCATCGCGCGGTCGTTCCAGATCACGAGCGTCTTCCCGCACCTGTCCGTCGTCGCCAACGTGGAGCTCGCGCTGCAGGCGCGCACGCCGCTCGGCTACACGTGGTGGCGTTCCGCACGGGTGCTGCGCCGCTTCGACGGCCGCGCGGAGGAGATCCTCACCGCGATCGGCCTGGCGGACATGGCGCGACGCGAGGTCGCGACGCTTCCCTACGGGCACAAGCGGGTGCTCGAGATCGGGCTCGCGATCGCGCTCGAGCCGACCCTCCTGCTCCTCGACGAGCCGACGGCGGGGTTGAGCGTCGACGACGCGGCGCGGATCGTCGGCGTCGTGCGCCGCGTGGCGCGGGACCGGACGATCGTTCTCGTCGAGCACAACATGGGCGTCGTCGCGGAGCTCTCCCAGCGGATTACGGTCCTCGCGCGCGGCCGCGTGCTGGCCGAGGGGACATACGAAGCGCTGCGCGCCAATCCCGCGGTGATCGAAGCGTATCTCGGAGGCGCCGCCTAG
- a CDS encoding ABC transporter ATP-binding protein produces MLRVEGLHAWYGESHVLHGVTFEVPDGEIVTLVGRNGMGKTTALRCIMGLHRAKQGRITLDGRDITRFPPQQIARLGVGWVQDDRGIYSRLTVLEHLRLPPVVSDQAWSLGRIFEAFPILKERGGTPGSKLSGGEQQILAVARVLRMGARLLLMDEPTEGLAPIIVRRVGEILGDIKGHGLTVLLVEQNLRFATMVADRHYLVVNGRTVNTFTNQEAARQEAELLAYLGV; encoded by the coding sequence ATGCTGCGCGTCGAAGGCCTGCACGCCTGGTACGGCGAGAGCCACGTGCTGCACGGCGTGACCTTCGAAGTGCCGGACGGTGAGATCGTCACGCTCGTCGGCCGCAACGGCATGGGCAAGACGACCGCGCTGCGCTGCATCATGGGGCTGCACCGCGCCAAGCAGGGCCGGATCACGCTCGACGGCCGCGACATCACCCGCTTCCCGCCGCAGCAGATCGCGCGGCTCGGCGTGGGCTGGGTGCAGGACGACCGCGGCATCTACAGCCGCCTCACCGTCCTGGAGCACCTTCGCCTTCCCCCGGTCGTGAGCGACCAGGCGTGGAGCCTCGGCCGGATCTTCGAGGCGTTCCCGATCCTGAAAGAGCGGGGCGGCACCCCGGGAAGCAAGCTCTCCGGCGGTGAGCAGCAGATCCTCGCCGTCGCCCGCGTGCTGCGGATGGGGGCGCGCCTGCTGTTGATGGACGAGCCGACGGAGGGGCTCGCGCCGATCATCGTGCGCCGCGTCGGCGAGATCCTCGGCGACATCAAGGGGCACGGTCTCACGGTGCTGCTGGTCGAGCAGAACCTGCGCTTTGCGACGATGGTCGCGGACCGGCACTACCTCGTCGTGAACGGACGCACGGTCAACACGTTCACCAACCAGGAAGCGGCCCGTCAGGAAGCGGAACTGCTGGCGTATCTCGGCGTTTAA
- a CDS encoding MgtC/SapB family protein, with protein MPGQGLEYLPQIERAAVALAIGGMVGMEREWAHKDIGVRTFALITLSFALAWMISPTAAYILMAALIPLVTLVNWRSFARDRSLEMTTSVAVLATALLGILAGQGLLLLAAACGVVVTMLLAWKAEMVRFAGEVTIDEIRGALLLGVIAIVVYPILPVGPVDPLRLIDLRAAWTVVLVISAIAFVNYVLLRLYGTRGIRWTGLLGGLVNSTATVAELASRARNDGRLSMFCLTGMLTADTAMLLRNGFILGVFALPALSYGWIGVGVMLAASLLLAARMNVADTETAPLEMRSPISLRHALTFGIVFVAIALASQLAYRWLGQPGFLLVAVIGGLVSSASTSAAAGTLAAGGLLAPALAGYGVVLASMASLVFHVPTAKFAGLNPKDTRRLAVLTAIILAFGLAGLAAQALLGRRL; from the coding sequence GTGCCCGGGCAAGGCCTCGAGTACCTGCCGCAGATTGAACGCGCCGCGGTCGCGCTCGCGATCGGCGGCATGGTCGGGATGGAACGGGAGTGGGCGCACAAAGACATCGGCGTGCGCACCTTCGCGCTCATCACGCTCTCCTTCGCGCTCGCCTGGATGATCTCGCCGACGGCCGCCTACATCCTGATGGCCGCGCTGATTCCGCTCGTCACGCTTGTGAACTGGCGGTCCTTCGCTCGGGACCGCTCACTCGAAATGACCACGTCGGTCGCCGTGCTCGCCACCGCGCTCCTCGGCATCCTCGCCGGGCAGGGGCTGCTCCTGCTCGCCGCCGCGTGCGGCGTCGTCGTGACGATGCTGCTCGCCTGGAAGGCGGAAATGGTCCGCTTCGCCGGCGAGGTCACGATCGATGAGATCCGCGGCGCGCTGCTGCTCGGCGTGATCGCGATCGTCGTGTACCCGATTCTGCCCGTGGGACCGGTCGATCCGCTGCGGCTCATCGACCTCCGCGCCGCCTGGACCGTGGTGCTCGTCATCTCCGCGATCGCCTTCGTGAACTACGTCCTGCTCCGGCTCTACGGCACCCGCGGCATCCGCTGGACCGGACTCCTCGGCGGGCTCGTCAACAGCACGGCCACGGTCGCGGAGCTGGCAAGCCGCGCGCGCAACGACGGCCGCCTGTCGATGTTCTGCCTGACCGGGATGCTGACCGCGGACACGGCGATGCTGCTGCGCAACGGCTTCATCCTGGGGGTCTTCGCCCTGCCGGCGCTCTCCTACGGATGGATCGGCGTCGGCGTGATGCTTGCCGCGAGCCTGCTGCTCGCGGCGCGGATGAACGTCGCGGACACCGAAACCGCGCCGCTGGAGATGCGCTCGCCGATCTCGCTGCGCCACGCGCTGACGTTCGGAATCGTCTTCGTGGCCATCGCCCTCGCGAGCCAGCTCGCGTACCGGTGGCTGGGACAGCCGGGATTCCTGCTCGTCGCGGTGATCGGCGGCCTCGTGAGCAGCGCGTCCACGTCCGCCGCGGCCGGCACCCTCGCCGCCGGCGGATTGCTCGCTCCGGCGCTGGCCGGCTACGGCGTGGTGCTGGCCTCCATGGCGAGCCTCGTGTTCCACGTGCCGACGGCGAAGTTCGCCGGTCTCAACCCCAAAGACACGCGCCGGCTCGCCGTGCTCACCGCGATCATCCTGGCGTTCGGACTCGCCGGCCTCGCCGCACAGGCCCTGCTCGGCCGCCGGCTCTGA
- a CDS encoding AI-2E family transporter → MTQRQFVGRVATVIALVALAWAMLWVVRQTTEIIILLLVSAILASGLSPAVEWLESRRFPRGVRLTRGTAIFVLYLALFAALGAILSGILIPAAAEGRVFVQHLPEETAAFQAWLGELQTRYTWLPDFATQITRLPQQMLGLGKYGASAASVAFSFLGGITSTITVLVFVYYMLLEHASMRAAFLSLLPPAERPRGGLVLERIGTKFGGWFRGQSLLSFTIAVVVSVALLLIGMPYPFLLGIIAGLGELVPMVGLWIGASVAILVGLSQPTWRLIATVAFFVVIMNIEPHYLTPRIMSRAVGLSPLLTIVALLAGIKLLGIIGGLIALPLAAALQVIVAEIAAAIQANHDVEIGREDA, encoded by the coding sequence GTGACGCAGCGCCAGTTCGTCGGCAGGGTCGCCACAGTCATCGCGCTCGTAGCCCTCGCCTGGGCGATGCTCTGGGTCGTCCGGCAGACAACCGAAATCATCATCCTGTTGCTCGTCTCGGCGATCCTGGCATCCGGCCTCTCGCCGGCCGTCGAGTGGCTCGAATCCCGCCGCTTCCCGCGGGGTGTCCGGCTGACGCGCGGGACCGCCATCTTCGTTCTGTATCTGGCCCTGTTCGCGGCCCTCGGCGCGATCCTGTCCGGGATCCTCATCCCGGCCGCCGCGGAGGGGCGGGTGTTCGTCCAGCATCTTCCCGAAGAGACGGCCGCGTTTCAAGCCTGGCTCGGCGAGCTCCAAACGCGCTACACCTGGCTGCCGGATTTCGCGACACAGATCACCCGCCTGCCGCAGCAGATGCTGGGGCTGGGCAAGTACGGCGCGAGCGCGGCGTCCGTGGCGTTTTCGTTCCTCGGCGGCATCACGTCGACGATAACCGTCCTCGTCTTCGTCTACTACATGCTGCTCGAGCACGCGAGCATGAGGGCCGCCTTTCTCTCGCTGCTGCCGCCCGCAGAGCGGCCGCGCGGCGGGCTCGTCCTCGAGCGGATCGGGACGAAGTTCGGAGGCTGGTTCCGCGGCCAATCCCTGCTGTCGTTCACGATCGCGGTCGTGGTCTCGGTCGCGCTGCTGCTGATCGGCATGCCGTATCCGTTCCTGCTCGGAATCATCGCGGGCCTCGGCGAGCTCGTGCCGATGGTGGGCCTGTGGATCGGCGCGTCGGTGGCGATACTGGTCGGACTGTCGCAGCCGACCTGGCGCCTCATCGCGACGGTTGCGTTCTTTGTCGTGATCATGAACATCGAGCCGCACTACCTCACGCCCCGCATCATGTCACGCGCGGTCGGGTTGTCTCCCCTGCTGACGATCGTCGCGCTGCTCGCGGGCATCAAGCTGCTCGGGATTATCGGCGGGCTCATCGCCCTGCCGCTGGCCGCCGCGCTTCAGGTGATCGTCGCGGAGATCGCCGCGGCCATCCAGGCCAACCACGACGTCGAGATCGGCCGCGAAGACGCCTAA
- a CDS encoding ABC transporter substrate-binding protein produces the protein MSKWAALSCAALLVLGVWGYPAAGQSAVRLAHGKIVLAVINDQSGVYADISGKNGVEAVRMAVDDFQKRYPGVLNSVDVLSADHQNKPDVGASKAAEFYDRDNADMVIDVPTSSVGIAIAHVAAQKHRLFFAVGAATTALSNEDCNKYTFHYAYDTYMLANGTAIAVVKQGSTQWYIVYPNYAFGQDMNAKFSAAVAHAGGKVLLSDPTPFPNPTEDFSTFLIKARTLRPRLQILGAMQAGQDLVNLVKQYNEFGLRQQGVKLAIGLLFLSDINSLTPAAIQGTVFTTAWYWNMDKEARAWADRFYARTKVRPTFPDAGDYSGAWQYLEAVRRAGTDDPDKVVAQLEGYKFQDFFARHAQIRKQDHVLLHDAYLAEVKAPNDVKEPWDYVKIDTTIPAAQAFQPLSQVHCNMAP, from the coding sequence ATGAGCAAGTGGGCGGCACTGTCGTGCGCGGCCCTGCTCGTGCTGGGGGTATGGGGATACCCGGCCGCCGGGCAGAGCGCCGTGCGCCTGGCGCACGGAAAGATCGTACTCGCGGTCATCAACGACCAGTCGGGCGTCTACGCCGACATCAGCGGCAAGAACGGCGTCGAGGCGGTCCGGATGGCCGTCGACGACTTCCAGAAGAGATACCCCGGTGTCCTGAACTCGGTCGACGTCCTCTCCGCCGATCACCAGAACAAACCGGACGTCGGCGCGTCCAAGGCCGCGGAGTTCTACGATCGGGACAACGCCGATATGGTGATCGACGTGCCGACCTCGTCGGTCGGCATCGCGATCGCGCACGTCGCGGCGCAGAAGCACCGCCTCTTCTTCGCGGTCGGCGCGGCGACGACGGCGCTCTCGAACGAGGACTGCAACAAGTACACGTTCCACTATGCCTACGATACGTACATGCTCGCCAACGGCACCGCGATCGCGGTCGTGAAGCAGGGCAGCACCCAGTGGTACATCGTCTATCCCAACTACGCGTTCGGCCAGGACATGAACGCGAAGTTCTCCGCCGCGGTGGCGCACGCGGGCGGCAAGGTGCTGCTCAGTGATCCCACGCCCTTCCCCAACCCGACCGAGGACTTCTCGACCTTCCTGATCAAGGCGCGCACGCTGCGGCCGCGCCTCCAGATCCTCGGCGCGATGCAGGCCGGCCAGGACCTCGTGAACCTCGTCAAGCAGTACAACGAGTTCGGGCTGCGCCAGCAGGGCGTAAAGCTCGCGATCGGCCTTCTGTTCCTGAGCGACATCAACTCGCTCACCCCGGCCGCGATCCAGGGCACCGTGTTCACCACCGCGTGGTACTGGAACATGGACAAGGAAGCGCGGGCGTGGGCCGACCGCTTCTACGCGCGCACGAAAGTGCGGCCGACGTTCCCCGACGCCGGCGACTACTCCGGCGCCTGGCAGTACCTTGAGGCGGTGCGGCGGGCCGGCACGGACGACCCCGACAAGGTCGTGGCGCAGCTCGAGGGCTACAAGTTCCAGGATTTCTTCGCGCGGCACGCGCAGATCCGCAAGCAGGACCACGTGCTCCTCCACGACGCGTACCTGGCGGAGGTCAAAGCGCCGAACGACGTCAAGGAGCCGTGGGACTACGTGAAGATCGACACGACGATTCCGGCGGCGCAGGCGTTCCAGCCGCTCAGCCAGGTCCACTGCAACATGGCGCCGTAA